A stretch of the Sphingobacterium thalpophilum genome encodes the following:
- a CDS encoding YdcF family protein — MKQLSCLFILILLVLGNSRAAEHKNILLLLGSADPEVLAQRVDVAAQLYRIRPMDAIVVSGGCGAHGSKICEASSMALQLVSKGVPAALIFKEENSKTTVQNYIFSRRLKNNAGERIMQPGDTVYVVSDHWHAIAVAARLQKYDGVTAKFFIEGAIQPKKEDRLDYAGIFNAYDDNHLFTLKGTWLTPEAVWTKKDSTCYLTQDIIYTTDAANTSYSVSPVEKLFPFLKGSSEFNPPIYIDEPAAWYILFDGYCRKVSKKDYKVLDEQPIQEWLRLPDTLNWNQINAGYIQGKSLVLIGKDKVLLAERKGKAFQYVRETVPQHYFANWPYSWGAGNVSAARLLPGENKVIFYRNMESAVCTIDQKTIEKAVPLKLKWIGEIK, encoded by the coding sequence ATGAAACAATTAAGCTGCTTATTTATCCTTATCCTTCTTGTATTAGGCAACAGCCGGGCTGCTGAGCACAAAAATATCCTGCTATTATTGGGTTCAGCCGATCCTGAGGTACTGGCCCAGCGGGTAGATGTTGCTGCTCAGCTCTACCGTATCCGGCCGATGGATGCTATTGTGGTGTCTGGAGGTTGTGGTGCCCACGGTTCCAAGATTTGCGAAGCGTCGTCCATGGCGCTGCAATTGGTCAGCAAGGGCGTGCCTGCAGCATTGATCTTCAAGGAGGAAAACTCCAAGACGACGGTGCAGAATTATATTTTTAGCAGGCGCCTAAAAAATAACGCTGGCGAGCGGATCATGCAGCCAGGAGATACAGTGTATGTTGTTTCCGACCATTGGCATGCGATTGCTGTTGCTGCCCGCCTGCAAAAATACGATGGGGTGACAGCGAAGTTTTTTATTGAAGGCGCTATACAGCCCAAAAAGGAAGACCGTCTTGATTATGCCGGAATATTTAACGCTTACGATGACAACCACCTTTTTACATTAAAAGGCACCTGGCTGACGCCGGAAGCGGTATGGACAAAAAAAGACAGTACCTGTTACCTGACGCAGGATATCATCTATACAACGGATGCTGCTAACACCAGCTATAGCGTCAGTCCGGTGGAGAAGCTGTTCCCTTTTCTGAAAGGGAGTTCAGAGTTTAATCCGCCGATATATATCGATGAGCCGGCTGCATGGTACATCCTCTTTGACGGCTATTGCCGTAAAGTTTCAAAAAAAGACTATAAGGTACTGGACGAACAGCCTATTCAGGAATGGCTGAGGCTGCCAGACACATTGAACTGGAACCAAATCAATGCAGGGTATATCCAGGGAAAATCATTGGTATTGATCGGAAAGGACAAAGTGCTATTGGCGGAGCGAAAAGGAAAGGCCTTTCAGTATGTCCGGGAAACCGTGCCGCAACACTATTTTGCCAACTGGCCCTATAGTTGGGGTGCGGGCAATGTCAGTGCGGCAAGATTGCTGCCGGGAGAAAATAAGGTCATCTTTTACCGAAATATGGAGTCTGCCGTATGCACTATTGACCAAAAAACAATTGAAAAAGCGGTTCCATTAAAGTTAAAGTGGATCGGTGAAATAAAGTAA